ACCATCGTCCGGCCGCCCGGACTGACCAACCAGCCGGGCACCGGGTACGCCGTCGCGGAAGACCGGATCGAAGGTGGAATTTGCTCGCGGGAGGATCTCGCCGCGATGCTCCTGGACCAACTCGACGATGACCGGTTCATCCGGAAAGTCGCCGCGATGACGACCCCCGGCATGACGGCCAGCGCCCGCTACATGATCTGGCACGAAATGCTCAAACGCTGACCGGGTAGGGCCAACCGCTCTCCGTCCCCGGGGACACCCGATGCCACCTTTCGGCGCGTCTCGAAAAAGCCTGACCCGCACGAATATCCCCAGCCCGGCGCGAAACGGCTTAACAAGACACCACATATGCGCCCAACTGTGGGCCATAGCGCCCCTCGGTCGGACAGCAGTGAGATGTCTTTACACCTTTAGTTTTACGAGACGCTCAAGGGTGTGGTCAGTCGCGACCGGAGTCGCTTAGCGCTTTCATAGCGAGCGACGCCCGTCCGTGAGCAACGCGTCGGACGGGCCTCGCGATGACTAGCCGAGGAGTTGTTCGCTCAGGTGCCAGAGGCGGGATGCGTCGTCCCCGTCGAGCATTGCCGAGTTTGCGTCGGCCGGGATGCTGTTGGCCGTCATTGGTCGGACTTCGTCGTCGATCGGTGCGACGTCGCTGTCTTTCAGGTACACACCGCCGACGCCGTCGAGCAGTGGGCTTGCTGCACCGAAGACGACCGTGGCAGCTCCCTGCTCGATGGTCTTCTTGCCTACCTCGGGGTTGATGATGGTCTCGCCGTTGTCGTCGACGAGACCCTGTGCCCGCAGTGAGTCGAGTCGGGCGGGGGCGTGAGGGCCGGGGCCCATCACAACACCGGGGTGGACTGCGAAGGCACGGATGTTGTCTGCGGCGAAACGGCGGTCGAGCTCGACGGTGAAGAGAGTGTTGGCGTGCTTCGACTGAGCGTAGCCGGCAACCGGGTTGTACCCGGTGCTGAAGCTGAGGTCGTCCCACCGGATCTCGCCGATGCGCGCCGCACCGGACGTGACCGTGACGACGCGGGCTCCGTGCGCCGCGCGGAGAGCCGGCAGAAGTGCGCGCGTCAGCTGGAAGTGTCCAAGGTGAGAGGTGGAGAAAGCAAGTTCAATGCCCCGCGCATCGAGTCGGAGTTCCGGATCGAACAGGACTGCGGCGCTGTTCACGAGAATGTGAAGCGGACGTCCCGACTCATTCCACCGCGAGGCGAAGGCGTCGACGGATACGGGGTCGGTCAAGTCCAGCTGCTCGACGCGGACGCCGTCAATGCCCGCGACGGCTTCGGCCGCGCGGGCTGTATCTCGTGACGCGACCGTGACGGTGGCCCCGGCCGCGGCGAGGGTGCGGGTCACCTCCCGACCGAGGCGGCTGTGACCGCCGGTGACGATGACCTCCTTGCCGGTGAGGTCGAGTCCGGCAAGAACATCGGACGCAGTCGAGGCAGCGGTGAAGGGAGTGTCCAAGGAAATCTGCTGATTGATCATTGGTCCAGTCTCGTCACTGAAGTGTGGACGAAGAATACTTGTGGATCCAGAAAACATGCGTAAAAGTACAGGTATGCCCCTCGAAACGCAGCCGGACGCTCTCTCCGACGTGTTCGAGCAGGTAAACGTGCGCGCGATAATGACCGGAGGGTTCGCCGTTCAGGGCCC
This genomic stretch from Frondihabitans peucedani harbors:
- a CDS encoding SDR family NAD(P)-dependent oxidoreductase: MINQQISLDTPFTAASTASDVLAGLDLTGKEVIVTGGHSRLGREVTRTLAAAGATVTVASRDTARAAEAVAGIDGVRVEQLDLTDPVSVDAFASRWNESGRPLHILVNSAAVLFDPELRLDARGIELAFSTSHLGHFQLTRALLPALRAAHGARVVTVTSGAARIGEIRWDDLSFSTGYNPVAGYAQSKHANTLFTVELDRRFAADNIRAFAVHPGVVMGPGPHAPARLDSLRAQGLVDDNGETIINPEVGKKTIEQGAATVVFGAASPLLDGVGGVYLKDSDVAPIDDEVRPMTANSIPADANSAMLDGDDASRLWHLSEQLLG